The Mixta hanseatica genome includes a region encoding these proteins:
- the aepX gene encoding phosphoenolpyruvate mutase: protein MKKSSALKALLNKKEMAFLMEAHNAMSAKIAEQSGFEGLWASGLSISASMGLSDRNEASWTQVMDVVDFMVDNTAIPILLDGDTGFGNFNNVRRLVKKLSQRGVAGVCLEDKLFPKVNSFIGAGQDLADINEFCGKIQAAKDSQLEEDFCVVARVEALISGCPMDEALKRADAYHRAGADAILIHSKKSDGEEILSFCRQWNNACPVVIVPTKYYNTETDAFRDVGVSTVIWANHSLRASIAAMRDITQKIRLNNSVAHIEREIATLDDVFQLTNEYEVQQAEKKYLSI from the coding sequence ATGAAAAAGTCATCTGCTTTAAAGGCATTGCTGAATAAAAAAGAAATGGCATTTTTAATGGAAGCGCATAATGCGATGAGCGCTAAAATCGCCGAGCAAAGCGGTTTTGAAGGTCTATGGGCATCCGGGCTTTCTATTTCCGCCTCGATGGGCCTGAGCGATCGTAATGAAGCTTCCTGGACCCAGGTTATGGATGTGGTCGACTTTATGGTGGATAACACCGCCATACCTATCCTGTTAGACGGCGATACCGGATTCGGCAATTTTAATAACGTCAGACGCCTGGTAAAAAAACTGTCGCAAAGAGGCGTGGCGGGCGTTTGCCTCGAAGATAAGCTATTTCCTAAGGTAAATTCTTTTATCGGCGCCGGTCAGGATCTGGCGGATATCAATGAATTTTGCGGAAAAATCCAGGCGGCTAAAGATAGCCAGCTGGAGGAAGATTTTTGCGTCGTGGCGCGCGTCGAGGCACTGATCAGCGGCTGCCCAATGGATGAAGCGCTAAAGCGCGCGGATGCATATCATCGCGCCGGGGCGGATGCGATATTAATTCATTCAAAAAAATCGGATGGCGAAGAAATATTATCTTTCTGCCGTCAGTGGAATAACGCCTGCCCGGTGGTCATCGTGCCTACTAAGTATTACAACACCGAAACCGATGCGTTTCGTGACGTCGGCGTCTCTACGGTTATTTGGGCCAATCACAGCCTGCGCGCTTCGATTGCCGCTATGCGAGATATTACGCAGAAAATTCGCCTGAATAACAGCGTGGCGCATATAGAAAGAGAAATTGCGACGTTGGATGATGTATTTCAGCTTACCAACGAATATGAAGTGCAACAGGCAGAGAAAAAGTATTTATCTATTTAA
- the aepY gene encoding phosphonopyruvate decarboxylase, translated as MINVKRFVDEIIRQGTHFFTGVPCSYLTPLINDVIARNETRYILASNEGEALSLASGLWLSHQTAVVLCQNSGLGNLINPLTSLNAPFSIPVLLLVTWRGQPGKKDEPQHKLMGEITPQLLTLAGVKWALLPDDEERALQALEEAGDYMRQTQRPYALVMTGDQFSADAPGPAAPEIGATRAEALAVLREHADPQGVLVATTGKTGRELFTLSDRPEHLYCVGSMGYASALAAGIALGCEQRKVYVIDGDGAALMHLGNMAGIGASRPSNLIHIILDNGSYDSTGAQPTASPGVDFVRIAEASGYARARRCSDMTSFAQALTSPVNGPLLLHVPIRSGSMAQLGRPTLSPFQVARRLRNLLATSPASSGTYPEGTATCPASLNPANENRSMNILDDAPSNALNPVLTEMDIYASKAISLKAKADPSIANLSFGEPVFGPPEHLLNTIEQQDLSLAAFMDASKRYEDPRGSLALRQAIAAWYQDRYGLKLDAEKEIMVTHGGVEAITLSLLVTTKAQDRVAISDPSYMLYARTINTLERRALRIPRPAGNHEYVRMLAEHGSLEGVSALIVNSPENPTGYVASPEDWAAIGEAAAKSGTWIIHDEVYDAMHFERPHQPARMVSSLAKNAIIINSFSKKFGLPGLRIGWMVAPAAIIDEAAKAHDYLYLGVNIQYERIAQRLLSDPGKSAWLENMANGVAARCAKAVSTLTQEKGYLWPRRPLGAMFLFPDVSLFYHQLPEQYRQPGRPVGDVVAQYLLEERGVAVVPGSVYGPQGDNHIRLVLCTPDDVFENALKRMV; from the coding sequence ATGATTAATGTAAAACGTTTCGTTGATGAAATTATTCGGCAAGGTACTCACTTTTTCACTGGCGTTCCCTGTTCCTATTTAACGCCGCTTATAAACGATGTTATCGCCCGCAATGAAACGCGCTATATTCTCGCCTCAAATGAGGGAGAAGCGCTTTCGTTGGCATCCGGCCTCTGGCTGTCTCATCAGACGGCGGTGGTGTTATGCCAGAACTCTGGACTGGGGAATTTAATTAATCCGTTAACGTCCCTGAACGCGCCTTTTTCCATTCCGGTGCTGTTACTGGTGACCTGGCGCGGTCAGCCCGGCAAGAAGGATGAACCGCAGCACAAGCTGATGGGGGAAATCACGCCGCAGCTGCTGACGCTTGCAGGCGTGAAATGGGCGTTGCTGCCCGATGATGAAGAACGGGCTCTTCAGGCGCTTGAAGAGGCGGGTGACTATATGCGTCAAACACAGCGTCCTTATGCGCTGGTGATGACGGGCGATCAGTTCTCCGCCGACGCGCCAGGCCCTGCGGCGCCGGAAATAGGCGCGACACGCGCGGAGGCGTTGGCCGTACTGCGCGAACATGCCGATCCGCAGGGAGTACTTGTCGCCACGACCGGCAAAACCGGGCGCGAGCTGTTTACGCTCTCTGACAGGCCGGAACATCTCTACTGCGTGGGATCAATGGGCTACGCCAGCGCGTTGGCGGCCGGCATCGCGCTGGGCTGCGAACAGCGCAAGGTGTATGTCATCGACGGCGACGGGGCCGCGCTGATGCATCTTGGCAATATGGCGGGCATCGGTGCCAGTCGTCCATCCAACCTTATCCATATCATTCTCGATAACGGCAGCTACGACTCCACCGGCGCGCAACCCACGGCGTCGCCAGGGGTGGATTTCGTTCGCATCGCCGAGGCCAGCGGCTATGCGCGGGCGCGTCGCTGTAGCGATATGACAAGTTTTGCTCAGGCGCTGACCTCGCCGGTTAATGGGCCGCTGTTGCTGCATGTGCCGATTCGTTCCGGCTCTATGGCGCAGCTTGGCAGGCCCACGCTGAGTCCGTTTCAGGTGGCGCGCCGTCTGCGCAATCTGTTGGCGACCTCGCCCGCATCATCAGGCACTTACCCAGAGGGCACGGCAACCTGCCCAGCTTCGTTAAACCCTGCAAATGAGAACCGATCCATGAACATTCTTGATGACGCCCCATCGAACGCTCTGAATCCCGTTCTGACGGAGATGGATATTTACGCCTCAAAAGCCATCTCGCTCAAGGCCAAAGCCGATCCCTCGATTGCGAACCTCAGTTTTGGCGAGCCGGTATTCGGGCCGCCGGAACACTTGTTGAATACTATTGAGCAGCAGGATCTATCACTGGCCGCCTTTATGGACGCTTCGAAACGTTATGAAGATCCACGCGGCAGCCTGGCGCTGCGCCAGGCGATCGCTGCCTGGTACCAGGACCGCTACGGGCTGAAGCTTGATGCGGAAAAAGAGATCATGGTTACCCATGGCGGCGTAGAAGCGATCACACTGTCGCTGCTGGTCACCACCAAAGCACAGGATCGGGTCGCCATCAGCGATCCCTCCTATATGCTCTACGCTCGCACGATTAACACGCTGGAGCGCCGCGCCCTGCGTATTCCCCGTCCCGCAGGCAATCATGAGTATGTGCGCATGCTGGCGGAGCATGGCTCGCTGGAAGGCGTCTCGGCGCTGATTGTCAACTCGCCGGAAAACCCGACCGGCTACGTCGCTAGCCCGGAAGACTGGGCGGCGATAGGCGAAGCCGCGGCCAAAAGCGGCACCTGGATTATTCATGATGAAGTTTACGATGCGATGCATTTCGAGCGTCCGCATCAGCCGGCGCGCATGGTCTCTTCTCTGGCGAAAAACGCTATCATTATCAATAGCTTTTCAAAGAAATTCGGCCTGCCTGGCTTGCGTATCGGCTGGATGGTGGCACCCGCCGCCATTATCGATGAAGCGGCCAAAGCCCATGACTACCTCTATCTTGGCGTCAATATTCAGTATGAGCGCATCGCCCAGCGCCTGCTTAGCGATCCCGGTAAATCCGCCTGGCTGGAGAATATGGCGAACGGCGTGGCGGCGCGCTGCGCCAAAGCCGTCAGCACCTTAACTCAAGAGAAGGGCTACCTTTGGCCGCGTAGGCCGCTGGGCGCCATGTTCCTGTTCCCCGATGTCAGTCTCTTTTACCACCAGCTCCCGGAGCAATATCGTCAGCCCGGCCGACCCGTTGGCGATGTCGTCGCCCAGTATCTGCTTGAAGAGCGGGGCGTCGCCGTAGTGCCCGGATCCGTTTATGGCCCGCAGGGCGATAACCATATCCGCCTGGTGCTCTGCACGCCGGATGACGTATTTGAAAACGCGCTTAAGCGCATGGTGTAG
- a CDS encoding phytanoyl-CoA dioxygenase family protein, which yields MRSQDNFFMQQGFIHFPRHACPLDMPAIEQALGRLCDRARSENRGAPGIVSVFEANNPDLLCRIEYLAGSDAFFADVLVPQLKTLIERQIGQAVNLFKDKCNFKHPGGGGFTPHQDVVAYRPFGSDYQVTAAVMLDAANETNGALEMAHIWGCGNNEGEWVTTPRGKQPLLPRYQGGTRNGDISDRLSQTMQWRRIDTAPGDVVLFDSYIPIAHVLTARNLRGASCFSLSTSPVKAIFIISTISASGRRRMIRCSMYQRRRCIAPVMKPTALSPAPSNR from the coding sequence ATGAGATCGCAAGATAACTTTTTCATGCAGCAAGGCTTTATTCACTTCCCGCGTCATGCGTGCCCACTGGATATGCCCGCCATTGAGCAGGCGCTGGGCCGGCTTTGCGACCGGGCGCGTAGTGAAAACAGGGGCGCCCCGGGCATCGTGAGCGTATTCGAAGCAAACAACCCAGACCTGCTCTGTCGTATTGAATATCTTGCCGGCAGCGACGCCTTTTTCGCTGACGTGCTGGTGCCACAGTTAAAAACGCTGATTGAACGGCAGATTGGCCAGGCCGTGAATCTGTTCAAAGACAAATGTAATTTCAAGCATCCGGGCGGCGGCGGCTTTACGCCGCATCAGGACGTAGTGGCTTATCGCCCCTTTGGCTCGGACTATCAGGTGACCGCGGCGGTGATGCTCGATGCGGCAAATGAAACCAACGGCGCGCTGGAAATGGCTCATATCTGGGGTTGCGGCAACAATGAAGGGGAGTGGGTGACAACGCCGCGCGGCAAGCAGCCTTTGCTTCCCCGCTACCAGGGCGGCACGCGCAACGGCGATATCAGCGATCGGCTGAGTCAAACGATGCAGTGGCGGCGTATTGATACAGCGCCGGGCGATGTTGTGCTGTTCGATTCTTATATACCCATCGCTCACGTCCTAACAGCTCGCAATCTACGCGGCGCATCCTGTTTTTCACTTTCAACCTCGCCAGTGAAGGCGATTTTTATCATCAGTACTATCAGCGCAAGTGGGCGGCGCCGGATGATCCGCTGTTCCATGTATCAACGCCGACGCTGCATCGCGCCAGTCATGAAACCGACAGCACTGTCACCCGCCCCCAGTAATCGTTGA
- a CDS encoding 2-aminoethylphosphonate aminotransferase, translated as MRPLRLFTPGPLNTSERVRQAAGRDLGSRSPVATALSAQLRRAVAGIAGCDEQWCAVPLQGSGTFAVEAMLCSLIGPQESVLVLENGVYSQRIASICALHAIPHRVLSFDAMQGFDLAVVEAALQAHPEITHIAAVHFETALGVLNDISGLTALAQRYRREVLVDAISTFGVLPLDVTSPSLIAVALSSNKGLHGLPGLAFVLTRSAVLSRNMPARTLSLDLKAQVEALEQDGQWRFTPPLQIMLALQQAIVEFHEQGGRAARYEVYQQRMEHLLQGMAALGFTPVIDAAHRAPLIVTLAPQSAVRCDISQLNDYLFDRQLVIYPTKHSNPNSFRVGVMGELSLADIDDLLAAFSTFITGAPSLQTPAFQGNAL; from the coding sequence ATGCGTCCTTTGCGTTTATTTACCCCCGGCCCGCTCAACACGTCCGAACGCGTGCGCCAGGCAGCAGGCAGAGATCTGGGCTCGCGGAGCCCTGTGGCGACGGCGCTGAGCGCGCAGCTGCGGCGCGCCGTCGCCGGGATTGCAGGCTGCGACGAGCAGTGGTGCGCCGTCCCGCTTCAGGGCAGCGGCACCTTCGCCGTCGAGGCGATGCTCTGTTCCCTGATCGGCCCCCAGGAGAGCGTGCTGGTGCTGGAAAACGGCGTCTACAGTCAGCGGATAGCGTCAATCTGCGCGCTGCACGCTATTCCACACCGGGTGCTGAGTTTTGATGCCATGCAGGGCTTCGATCTGGCGGTGGTGGAGGCAGCGCTACAGGCGCATCCGGAAATAACGCATATCGCCGCCGTGCACTTTGAAACCGCGCTCGGCGTACTTAACGATATCAGCGGTCTTACCGCGCTGGCCCAGCGCTACCGGCGCGAGGTGCTGGTGGACGCCATCAGCACCTTCGGCGTGCTGCCGCTTGATGTCACATCGCCCTCGCTGATTGCCGTGGCGCTGTCGTCAAACAAAGGACTGCATGGCTTGCCGGGTCTGGCTTTTGTGCTGACGCGCAGCGCCGTGCTCAGTCGTAACATGCCCGCCCGTACTCTGAGCCTCGATCTTAAAGCGCAGGTTGAGGCGCTGGAGCAGGACGGGCAGTGGCGTTTTACCCCGCCGCTGCAAATTATGCTGGCGCTGCAGCAGGCGATCGTTGAGTTTCATGAGCAGGGCGGGCGCGCTGCGCGCTATGAGGTCTATCAACAGCGCATGGAGCATCTGCTGCAGGGCATGGCGGCGCTGGGATTTACACCGGTGATCGACGCCGCGCACCGCGCGCCGCTGATCGTGACGCTGGCACCGCAGTCCGCGGTGCGCTGCGATATTTCCCAACTCAACGACTACCTGTTCGATCGCCAGCTGGTGATCTATCCCACCAAACACAGTAATCCCAACTCGTTTCGCGTTGGCGTCATGGGCGAGCTGAGCCTGGCGGACATCGACGATCTGCTCGCCGCGTTTTCTACGTTTATCACCGGCGCGCCGTCGCTGCAGACGCCGGCTTTTCAGGGTAACGCGCTATGA